In one window of Trueperaceae bacterium DNA:
- a CDS encoding tetratricopeptide repeat protein, translating to MGRRSSLAGLVVVALALASASFAQGADASHAALAAAYARAEEAFVAALRTDLGRAPSLDDTVWRAAVAAADELVAAADQAAEGQDDLLRAYRLRAHVYGATNWYIRAFSAWNAFLDEGGELSGRRLELPGDVSDKVLPDEAEFRRVVGQLAFARYEAGDMSGARSWYLTLLDMVPDDPEALRWLARIAFEENDTAAAVVIWQRLVEVAPDDEGARFFLDLSRERERYGEGASEAYRLGLREYEAGDLASALDAFRAAVAGNPEFTDASVWAGRTALELDLPKEAVDYWVRATTLAPDDARSRWFLEYAMTLDRWGVEAGRAYYAGLAAYEAGELDAAAERFLAAAEAAPEFVDAYVWAARSTQEAGRPAEAIAYWQAVLRLDRTDERARYFIHNARQAIAHGTVAADAYARGMAAYEAGDGPTAQAEFAAATAAAPDFTLAWAYLGQVAFQNRDYAVAATAYGRAAELEPDNDDYPFFAGEAERLAGAREESNGAAPDTDVPGEGAPGPDIPGADAQDAGTQDAGADD from the coding sequence ATGGGACGGCGGTCGTCGCTTGCCGGTCTCGTCGTGGTGGCGCTCGCGCTCGCCTCCGCATCGTTCGCTCAAGGAGCCGACGCTTCGCACGCGGCGCTCGCGGCCGCGTACGCGCGAGCCGAGGAGGCGTTCGTGGCGGCTCTACGCACCGACCTCGGCCGCGCGCCCAGCCTGGACGACACCGTGTGGCGCGCGGCGGTCGCGGCGGCCGACGAACTCGTGGCTGCGGCCGACCAGGCCGCAGAAGGCCAGGACGACTTGCTACGCGCCTACCGCTTGCGCGCGCACGTCTACGGAGCCACCAACTGGTACATCAGGGCGTTCTCCGCCTGGAACGCCTTCCTGGACGAAGGGGGAGAGCTCTCGGGGCGGAGGTTGGAGTTGCCGGGCGACGTCTCGGACAAGGTCCTGCCCGACGAGGCCGAGTTCCGCCGGGTGGTGGGCCAGCTCGCGTTCGCGCGCTACGAGGCCGGCGACATGAGCGGGGCGAGGAGCTGGTACCTGACCTTGCTCGACATGGTGCCGGACGACCCGGAAGCGTTGCGCTGGCTCGCTCGCATCGCCTTCGAGGAGAACGATACGGCCGCGGCCGTCGTCATCTGGCAGCGCCTCGTCGAGGTCGCGCCCGACGACGAGGGGGCGAGGTTCTTCCTCGACCTGAGCCGCGAGCGCGAGCGCTACGGCGAGGGAGCTAGCGAGGCGTACCGGCTCGGGCTACGGGAGTACGAGGCCGGCGACCTGGCCAGCGCCCTCGACGCTTTCCGGGCCGCCGTCGCCGGCAACCCCGAGTTCACGGACGCGAGCGTATGGGCGGGTCGCACGGCCCTGGAGCTCGACCTACCCAAGGAGGCCGTCGACTACTGGGTTCGGGCGACGACCCTCGCTCCGGACGACGCCCGCTCGCGCTGGTTCCTCGAGTACGCCATGACGCTCGATCGCTGGGGCGTCGAGGCCGGCCGCGCCTACTACGCCGGGCTCGCCGCCTACGAGGCCGGTGAGCTCGACGCGGCGGCGGAGCGCTTCCTCGCGGCGGCGGAAGCCGCGCCCGAGTTCGTCGACGCCTACGTGTGGGCCGCGCGCAGCACCCAGGAGGCCGGCCGGCCGGCCGAGGCCATCGCCTACTGGCAGGCGGTCTTGCGACTCGACCGGACGGACGAGCGCGCCCGCTACTTCATCCACAACGCGCGGCAGGCGATCGCCCATGGGACCGTCGCCGCCGACGCCTACGCCAGGGGCATGGCGGCCTACGAGGCGGGCGACGGCCCGACGGCGCAGGCCGAGTTCGCGGCCGCAACGGCCGCGGCGCCGGACTTCACCCTCGCGTGGGCGTACCTGGGCCAGGTAGCCTTCCAGAACCGCGACTACGCCGTAGCCGCGACGGCCTACGGGCGGGCGGCCGAATTGGAGCCGGACAACGACGACTACCCCTTCTTCGCCGGCGAGGCGGAGCGCCTGGCAGGCGCGCGGGAGGAGTCGAACGGCGCGGCGCCGGACACGGACGTGCCGGGTGAGGGCGCGCCCGGCCCCGACATACCTGGAGCCGATGCGCAGGACGCCGGCACGCAAGACGCCGGCGCCGATGACTGA
- the purH gene encoding bifunctional phosphoribosylaminoimidazolecarboxamide formyltransferase/IMP cyclohydrolase → MSTETRDAPRRALISVYDKRGLEEFARGLAELGFELVSTGRTLAALIEAGIPAVAVSDVTGFPEILDGRVKTLHPSIHGGILARREQAHMRELAAHGIVPVDVVVSNLYPFRETVARPGVSEAEALEQIDIGGPAMLRAAAKNHPDVVVVVRPEDYAATLAALRRGVTAEERRELARTAFAHTAAYDAAIVDYLGGAEELPLHLDVALERAEVLRYGENPHQQGARYREVGKRSLWDAAAQHSGLALSYLNLFDAEAAWRLAHLLARTAAGRGSAACVIVKHANPCGAAWGTDLADAYSKAFAADPKSAFGGVVALPGHVDLPLAELIVARPKADVLMASGYAPEALELLARKRKNTRVLTLPDPGPAGLELRRLDGGFLAQRADVVSLDRGGWRVVTTRSPSEAQWLDVELAQLVCAATSSNAIALVADGVAVGIGAGQQSRVDAVEIAVRKADGRAMGGVCASDAFFPFRDGVDAAAAAGVGVIVQPGGSVADDAIVAAAEELGLAMVLTGERHFRH, encoded by the coding sequence GTGAGCACCGAGACAAGAGACGCGCCCAGGCGCGCGCTCATCAGCGTCTACGACAAGCGTGGCCTCGAGGAGTTCGCTCGCGGCCTCGCGGAGCTGGGGTTCGAGCTCGTCAGCACCGGCCGCACCCTCGCGGCGCTCATCGAGGCCGGCATCCCGGCGGTGGCGGTCAGCGACGTCACCGGCTTCCCGGAGATCCTTGACGGCAGGGTGAAGACCCTTCACCCGAGCATCCACGGCGGCATCCTCGCGCGCCGCGAGCAGGCGCACATGCGCGAGCTCGCCGCGCACGGCATCGTCCCGGTCGACGTCGTAGTGTCCAACCTCTATCCGTTCAGGGAGACCGTCGCCAGGCCGGGGGTGAGCGAGGCGGAAGCCCTGGAGCAGATCGACATCGGTGGTCCGGCCATGCTCCGTGCGGCAGCCAAGAACCACCCCGACGTCGTGGTGGTGGTCAGACCCGAGGACTACGCAGCCACCCTCGCCGCATTGCGCAGGGGCGTCACGGCCGAGGAGCGCCGCGAGCTCGCGCGCACCGCGTTCGCGCATACCGCCGCGTACGACGCCGCCATCGTGGACTACCTTGGCGGGGCGGAGGAGCTGCCGCTTCACCTCGACGTCGCCCTCGAGCGCGCCGAGGTCTTGCGCTACGGCGAGAACCCGCACCAGCAGGGCGCCCGCTACCGCGAGGTGGGCAAGCGTTCGCTCTGGGACGCGGCAGCGCAGCACTCGGGGCTCGCGCTCTCGTACCTGAACCTCTTCGACGCGGAGGCCGCCTGGCGGCTGGCGCACCTGCTCGCGCGGACGGCGGCTGGGCGGGGCTCGGCCGCTTGCGTCATCGTGAAGCACGCCAACCCCTGCGGCGCGGCGTGGGGGACCGACCTCGCCGACGCCTACAGCAAGGCGTTCGCCGCCGATCCGAAGTCCGCCTTCGGCGGGGTCGTCGCCTTGCCCGGTCACGTCGACCTCCCCCTGGCCGAGCTCATCGTGGCGCGCCCGAAGGCCGACGTGCTCATGGCCTCCGGCTACGCGCCGGAGGCGCTGGAGCTGTTGGCCCGCAAGCGCAAGAACACGCGCGTGCTCACCCTGCCAGACCCCGGCCCGGCCGGGCTCGAGCTGCGCAGGCTCGACGGCGGCTTCCTCGCGCAGCGTGCCGACGTCGTGAGCTTGGATCGCGGCGGTTGGCGCGTCGTCACGACGCGCAGCCCGAGCGAGGCGCAGTGGCTCGACGTCGAGCTGGCGCAGCTCGTCTGCGCCGCCACGTCGTCCAACGCCATCGCGCTCGTGGCGGACGGCGTGGCCGTCGGCATAGGCGCGGGTCAACAGAGCCGGGTCGACGCCGTCGAGATCGCGGTCCGCAAGGCTGACGGACGCGCGATGGGCGGAGTGTGCGCCTCCGACGCGTTCTTCCCGTTCCGGGACGGGGTCGACGCGGCCGCGGCCGCGGGCGTCGGAGTGATCGTGCAGCCGGGAGGGTCCGTCGCGGACGACGCCATCGTCGCGGCAGCGGAGGAGCTCGGCCTCGCGATGGTGCTCACGGGCGAGCGGCACTTCAGGCACTGA
- the rpsP gene encoding 30S ribosomal protein S16 yields the protein MVKIRLMRMGSMKNPHYRLVVVDGRTKRSGDYIEQIGYYDPRETTSESLRVDAERAKHWMAQGAQPTDTALRLLQKSGVELPNALEAKRRSSYVKREEANQARA from the coding sequence ATGGTCAAGATCCGCCTGATGCGCATGGGCTCCATGAAGAACCCGCACTACCGACTCGTCGTGGTCGACGGCCGCACCAAGCGTAGCGGCGACTACATCGAGCAGATCGGCTACTACGACCCGCGCGAGACCACGTCGGAGAGCCTGCGGGTCGACGCCGAGCGCGCCAAGCACTGGATGGCACAGGGCGCCCAGCCGACCGACACGGCGCTCCGTCTACTCCAGAAGTCCGGCGTCGAGCTCCCCAACGCCCTCGAGGCCAAGCGCCGCAGCTCGTACGTCAAGCGCGAAGAGGCCAACCAAGCCCGAGCCTGA
- the trmD gene encoding tRNA (guanosine(37)-N1)-methyltransferase TrmD → MRFTVYTLFGSLVEPYLHEALLGKAIAAGRLEVVLRDLRRFAGNRTNRVDDAPYGGGAGMVMRVDVAAQALDELASDTPPPDETVLLTPAGEPLTQGLVEHFAGLEHVALISGRYEGFDARVEGLVTRQVSIGDYVLMGGELPALVLLEATARLLPEVLGDAESHRQDSFSSGLLDYPEYTRPPSYRGLDVPEVLLSGHHGRVAAWRRREALRRTFLRRPDLLESAPLTEEERALVDRWKSGAAPEE, encoded by the coding sequence GTGCGCTTCACCGTCTACACGCTGTTCGGGTCGCTCGTCGAGCCGTACCTGCACGAGGCCTTGCTCGGCAAGGCCATCGCGGCCGGGCGGCTCGAGGTCGTGCTGCGCGACCTGCGCCGCTTCGCCGGCAACCGCACCAACCGCGTCGACGACGCGCCTTACGGGGGCGGGGCGGGCATGGTCATGCGCGTGGACGTCGCCGCGCAGGCGCTCGACGAGCTGGCCTCGGACACCCCACCGCCCGACGAGACCGTCCTTCTGACCCCCGCAGGCGAGCCCCTCACCCAGGGGCTGGTCGAGCACTTCGCCGGCCTCGAGCACGTGGCGCTCATCTCGGGGCGTTACGAGGGGTTCGACGCCCGGGTCGAGGGGCTCGTCACCCGCCAGGTGTCTATCGGCGACTACGTGCTCATGGGCGGCGAGTTGCCCGCGCTCGTGCTCCTCGAGGCGACGGCCCGGCTCCTGCCCGAGGTGCTGGGCGACGCGGAGAGCCATCGGCAGGACTCGTTCAGCTCAGGGCTGCTCGACTACCCCGAGTACACGCGGCCGCCGAGCTACCGCGGTCTGGACGTGCCCGAGGTGCTCCTCTCCGGGCACCACGGGCGCGTGGCGGCGTGGCGGAGACGCGAGGCCCTACGGCGCACCTTCCTGCGGCGCCCCGACCTACTGGAGAGCGCGCCCCTCACCGAGGAGGAGCGCGCTCTCGTGGACCGTTGGAAGTCCGGCGCGGCGCCGGAGGAGTGA
- a CDS encoding peptidyl-prolyl cis-trans isomerase, with protein sequence MSTIILWVVSLGLLAGMVVTFTPGLSLTGGSVSRGDAQIVVNGQTLYDLDIQQLRNNALFNTVTDGEVGQDLQRLLADEIVRNAVLDQAASRISVSGGQVRSAVNDFRKDRGVDGARNDQAYLQLIGSAGYTDQTFRDYLRDQLRLQEWENRLVKDATVSDAEVDAFFESHRASYQSEEKILARQIVAADQQTAENLRRQALAGADFAALARDNSLELADRDGAVGAAAGETTPRPVGRPALPTVVANAAFSLRGAGLTDVIAFNDRYYVVSVEGYEPAADLPLDEVKDTVSADALDAKKSGIVEAELERLRAEAQVSFPATSTLRFDNPVLAKVGDHEIKAVDLDRALYTNTQIQQALSPATADLIVGLFKPTVLNQLIDTEVAYQGAETLGVPLVGTRSGIAQAALNYIGRDEVATAEDVETYYADNQAMYTFGAEATVTKVEFSDAGAAAAFRTALLDGDTVAAATEAAGGTLTELGRVKPGDLATELDTALFSTDAFDPLPGGALSVSDVLVIQQPAPDASEATGTDEAVSEAGGEDLAGDGVDAAPAQATIDTYVVLVADRVAPRVRPLADVYAQVEQAVLAQKRQAARTAWLSDRRAATDIVETSVPDLVLPTDTLQGTDATAAPDAATDETPTNDEPPATDEAPSGDEAPAGEEAPAPATSN encoded by the coding sequence ATGTCAACCATCATCCTGTGGGTCGTGTCACTCGGCCTTCTCGCGGGCATGGTGGTCACGTTCACGCCTGGGTTGAGCCTTACCGGCGGTAGCGTCAGCCGTGGTGACGCGCAGATCGTCGTCAACGGCCAGACCCTGTACGACCTCGACATCCAGCAGTTGCGCAACAACGCCTTGTTCAACACCGTCACCGACGGCGAGGTCGGTCAGGACCTCCAGCGCCTGCTCGCGGACGAGATCGTGCGGAACGCGGTTCTCGACCAGGCCGCCTCGCGCATCAGCGTCAGCGGTGGCCAGGTGCGAAGCGCCGTCAACGACTTCCGCAAGGATCGCGGCGTCGATGGCGCCCGTAACGACCAGGCCTACCTGCAACTCATCGGCAGCGCCGGCTACACGGACCAGACCTTCCGCGACTACCTCCGGGACCAGCTTCGCCTCCAGGAGTGGGAGAACCGTCTCGTCAAGGACGCCACCGTCTCCGATGCCGAGGTGGACGCCTTCTTCGAGTCGCACCGCGCCTCTTACCAGTCGGAGGAGAAGATCCTCGCGCGGCAGATCGTCGCCGCCGACCAGCAGACGGCCGAGAACCTGAGGCGGCAAGCCCTCGCGGGTGCCGACTTCGCCGCCCTCGCCCGTGACAACAGCTTGGAGCTCGCCGACCGGGACGGCGCCGTCGGCGCCGCGGCAGGGGAGACGACGCCGCGCCCCGTCGGGCGCCCCGCGCTGCCGACCGTCGTCGCCAACGCCGCCTTCTCCCTACGTGGCGCGGGCCTGACCGACGTCATCGCGTTCAACGACCGTTACTACGTCGTTAGCGTGGAGGGTTACGAGCCCGCCGCCGACCTGCCGCTCGACGAGGTCAAGGACACCGTCTCCGCCGACGCGCTCGACGCGAAGAAGTCCGGGATCGTCGAGGCCGAGCTGGAGCGCCTGCGCGCCGAAGCGCAGGTCTCCTTCCCGGCCACGAGCACCCTGCGGTTCGACAACCCCGTCCTCGCCAAGGTCGGCGACCACGAGATCAAGGCCGTCGACCTCGACAGGGCCCTGTACACGAACACCCAGATCCAGCAGGCCCTGTCGCCCGCCACCGCCGACCTCATCGTCGGCCTCTTCAAGCCGACGGTCCTCAACCAGCTCATCGACACGGAGGTCGCCTACCAGGGCGCCGAGACGCTGGGCGTGCCGTTGGTCGGCACGCGTAGTGGCATCGCCCAGGCGGCACTCAACTACATCGGACGCGACGAGGTGGCCACGGCCGAGGACGTCGAGACGTACTACGCCGACAACCAGGCGATGTACACGTTCGGTGCCGAAGCCACCGTTACCAAGGTCGAGTTCTCGGACGCCGGCGCCGCCGCCGCGTTCCGCACCGCCCTGCTTGACGGCGACACGGTGGCGGCCGCCACCGAGGCCGCCGGCGGCACCCTCACCGAGCTCGGGCGCGTGAAACCGGGCGACCTGGCCACGGAGCTCGACACCGCGCTCTTCTCGACCGACGCCTTCGACCCTCTGCCCGGCGGCGCCCTGTCAGTGAGCGACGTCCTCGTGATCCAACAGCCGGCTCCGGACGCCTCCGAGGCGACCGGGACGGATGAGGCCGTCTCGGAGGCGGGCGGCGAGGACCTCGCCGGTGACGGCGTGGACGCCGCCCCGGCCCAGGCGACCATCGACACGTACGTCGTGCTCGTCGCCGACCGAGTGGCCCCACGCGTGAGGCCGTTGGCCGACGTGTACGCCCAAGTCGAGCAGGCGGTTCTCGCCCAGAAGCGTCAGGCGGCCCGCACGGCCTGGCTCTCCGACCGCCGCGCCGCCACGGACATCGTGGAGACCTCCGTACCCGACCTGGTCCTGCCTACGGATACGCTCCAGGGTACCGACGCCACCGCCGCGCCCGATGCCGCTACGGACGAGACGCCGACGAACGACGAGCCCCCGGCCACGGACGAGGCACCGTCCGGCGACGAGGCCCCGGCCGGCGAAGAGGCCCCGGCGCCCGCCACGAGCAACTGA
- the ffh gene encoding signal recognition particle protein, producing the protein MFQSLGDRLQSVFDGLRGRGRLTEADVKAALREVRVALLEADVNLEVAREFTNRVQEKAVGSDVLMSLQPDQRVIAIVHEELQEVLGGKSVLPTLKSEGNVWLLMGLQGAGKTTTAGKLAYRYKAQGRRVLLVAADTQRPAARDQLRVLGEQIGVPVFEVRDGEAPASSAARLKEHLRKDFRDLVIVDTAGRLQIDDALMDELADLSGRVEPSERILVVDAMTGQQSLPVATAFDQRIGVTGLIMSKLDGDARGGAALSAKHVTGKPIYFAGMSEKIDGLEPFHPDRVAGRILGMGDVLTLIEKAKALEGDDDDDTQMRNLGDFSLQDMLTQMRRIKQMGSFTDVLKLIPGAGKIVPAGTNIDEREIGRVEAIISSMTEAERHTPRILNAARRKRIARGSGTTVQDVNRLINNYEEMRKLMKRMGKRAPRRGSRPGLRG; encoded by the coding sequence ATGTTCCAGTCTTTGGGTGACCGCCTCCAATCCGTGTTCGACGGCCTGCGCGGCCGTGGCCGCCTGACCGAGGCCGATGTCAAGGCCGCGCTGCGCGAGGTGCGGGTCGCGCTCCTCGAGGCCGACGTCAACCTCGAGGTCGCGCGGGAGTTCACGAACCGGGTGCAGGAGAAGGCCGTCGGCTCCGACGTCCTCATGTCGCTGCAACCCGATCAACGCGTCATCGCCATCGTCCACGAGGAGCTGCAGGAGGTCCTCGGCGGCAAGTCCGTGCTGCCGACGCTCAAGTCCGAGGGCAACGTCTGGCTCCTCATGGGCCTGCAGGGGGCCGGCAAGACGACGACGGCCGGCAAGCTCGCCTACCGCTACAAGGCGCAGGGGCGGCGCGTGCTGCTCGTCGCCGCCGACACGCAGAGGCCGGCGGCCCGCGACCAGCTGAGGGTCCTCGGCGAGCAGATCGGAGTACCCGTCTTCGAGGTCAGGGACGGCGAGGCGCCGGCGTCCAGCGCGGCGCGCCTCAAGGAACACCTGCGCAAGGACTTCCGCGACCTCGTGATCGTCGACACGGCCGGCCGCCTGCAGATCGACGACGCGTTGATGGACGAGCTGGCCGACCTCAGCGGGCGCGTCGAGCCAAGCGAGAGGATCCTCGTCGTGGACGCCATGACGGGCCAGCAGTCGCTACCCGTCGCCACCGCGTTCGATCAGCGCATCGGCGTCACGGGCCTCATCATGTCCAAGCTCGACGGCGACGCGCGCGGCGGTGCCGCCCTCTCCGCCAAGCACGTGACGGGCAAGCCCATCTACTTCGCCGGCATGAGCGAGAAGATCGACGGGCTCGAGCCGTTCCACCCCGACCGGGTGGCCGGCCGCATCCTCGGCATGGGCGACGTCCTCACCCTCATCGAGAAGGCGAAGGCCCTCGAAGGCGACGATGACGACGACACCCAGATGCGCAACCTGGGCGACTTCTCCCTCCAGGACATGCTCACCCAGATGCGCCGCATCAAGCAGATGGGCTCGTTCACGGACGTGCTGAAGCTCATCCCGGGCGCCGGGAAGATCGTGCCGGCCGGCACGAACATCGACGAGCGCGAGATCGGCCGCGTCGAGGCGATCATCTCGTCCATGACGGAGGCCGAGCGGCATACCCCACGTATCCTCAACGCCGCGCGCCGCAAACGCATCGCGCGCGGCTCCGGCACCACGGTGCAGGACGTGAACCGCCTCATCAACAACTACGAGGAGATGCGCAAGCTCATGAAGCGCATGGGCAAGCGCGCGCCCAGGCGGGGGTCAAGACCAGGCCTGCGCGGCTGA
- a CDS encoding NAD-dependent malic enzyme, whose protein sequence is MKQFETRVDDQGRPYLATEMTGYILTRLPLLNKSTGFTREERHELRLEGLVPPHSSTLEQQVERTYANYSMFATALDKHVYLRVLQDRNEVLFYALLERHLEEMLPIIYTPTVAEAVQKFSLIYRFPRGLVISTENIDRVDEVLADAPVPEVRLAVATDSEGILGIGDQGFGGMAICIGKLSLYTAAAGISPATTLPIELDVGTNRADLLDDPLYLGVRHQRLTGQAYADFIERFVSAFKSRFPAAVLQWEDFSKQKAVDVMNRYRDALPSFNDDIQGTGAVVLAGLLAAARKTRRPMTDETYVVHGAGAGGIGVARQIVVGLMRQGLSRAEAVARVLMIDSAGLVVADRRGLDDYKRELAQDPSRTAGWQVAGNVPSLLETVVNAKATGLIGLSGQAGAFDETIVRAVAQNSPAPLVFPLSNPTSNSEAVPEDVYRWTDGRAIVATGSPFPDVRFEDHTYVVGQGNNAFIFPGVGLGTLVSGASKVTDNMLTAAAEALADYTDPSRLMSGAVYPSINAINRASRHVAAAVVKQAGEDGVARKAIDDPLAAVTAAMWEPRYLPIRRA, encoded by the coding sequence ATGAAGCAGTTCGAGACCCGAGTAGACGACCAAGGCAGGCCGTACTTGGCCACGGAGATGACGGGCTACATCCTCACGCGCCTACCGCTCCTCAACAAGAGCACGGGCTTCACGCGCGAGGAGCGCCACGAGCTGCGCCTCGAGGGGCTGGTGCCGCCGCACAGCTCCACCCTTGAGCAGCAGGTCGAGCGCACGTACGCCAACTACTCCATGTTCGCGACCGCGCTGGACAAGCACGTGTACTTGCGCGTGCTGCAAGACCGTAACGAGGTCCTCTTCTACGCCCTCCTCGAGCGGCACCTCGAGGAGATGCTCCCCATCATCTACACGCCCACCGTCGCGGAGGCCGTGCAGAAGTTCAGCCTCATCTACCGCTTCCCGCGGGGGCTCGTCATCAGCACGGAGAACATCGATAGGGTCGACGAGGTCCTCGCGGACGCGCCAGTGCCGGAGGTACGCCTAGCGGTGGCGACCGACTCCGAGGGCATCCTCGGCATCGGCGATCAGGGCTTCGGCGGCATGGCCATCTGCATCGGCAAGCTGTCCTTGTACACGGCCGCGGCCGGTATCAGCCCCGCCACGACCCTCCCTATCGAGCTGGACGTCGGCACGAACCGCGCCGATCTCCTCGACGACCCCCTTTACCTCGGCGTGCGGCACCAGCGCTTGACGGGCCAGGCGTACGCCGACTTCATCGAGCGCTTCGTGAGCGCCTTCAAGAGCCGCTTCCCCGCCGCGGTCCTGCAGTGGGAGGACTTCAGCAAGCAGAAGGCCGTCGACGTCATGAACCGCTACCGCGACGCCCTGCCGTCCTTCAACGACGACATCCAGGGGACCGGCGCCGTGGTGTTGGCCGGTCTACTCGCCGCGGCGCGCAAGACGCGGCGGCCCATGACCGACGAGACCTACGTCGTGCACGGGGCGGGAGCGGGCGGCATCGGCGTGGCCAGGCAGATAGTCGTCGGCCTCATGCGCCAGGGGCTGAGCCGCGCCGAGGCCGTGGCGCGCGTCCTCATGATCGACTCGGCGGGCCTGGTGGTGGCCGATCGGCGGGGACTCGACGACTACAAGCGGGAACTGGCGCAGGACCCGTCACGCACGGCCGGCTGGCAGGTCGCGGGGAACGTGCCGTCGCTCCTGGAGACGGTCGTCAACGCCAAGGCGACCGGTCTGATCGGTCTCTCCGGTCAGGCGGGCGCCTTCGACGAGACGATCGTCCGCGCGGTGGCCCAGAACTCCCCGGCCCCCCTAGTCTTCCCGCTCTCCAACCCGACCTCGAACAGCGAGGCCGTGCCGGAGGACGTCTATCGCTGGACCGACGGTCGCGCGATCGTGGCCACCGGCAGCCCGTTCCCGGACGTCAGGTTCGAGGACCACACCTACGTCGTCGGCCAAGGCAACAACGCCTTCATCTTCCCCGGCGTCGGCTTGGGCACGCTCGTGTCCGGGGCCAGCAAGGTGACGGACAACATGCTCACGGCGGCGGCCGAGGCCCTCGCCGACTACACCGACCCGTCCCGCCTCATGAGCGGCGCCGTGTACCCGAGCATCAACGCCATCAACCGCGCGAGCCGTCACGTGGCCGCCGCCGTCGTGAAGCAGGCCGGCGAGGACGGCGTGGCGCGCAAGGCGATCGACGACCCGCTCGCCGCCGTCACGGCTGCCATGTGGGAGCCGCGCTACCTTCCCATCCGGCGCGCCTAG
- the crcB gene encoding fluoride efflux transporter CrcB, whose translation MSQPLAAIVAVATGGAVGSVLRYAFTLWFQNLSKGFPLGTLLVNVLGSFVITFVGAATAADGRNPLPEVWRLAILVGVCGGYTTFSSFSLQTLDLLRAGFVGRAAANVLLSVGLCLGAAALGYLAAARLGSGG comes from the coding sequence GTGTCACAGCCGCTCGCCGCGATCGTAGCCGTAGCGACGGGTGGCGCCGTCGGCAGCGTGCTTCGCTACGCCTTCACGTTGTGGTTCCAGAACCTCTCGAAGGGTTTCCCGCTCGGCACGCTCCTGGTGAACGTGCTCGGGTCCTTCGTCATCACGTTCGTCGGGGCGGCCACGGCCGCGGACGGGCGCAACCCGCTGCCCGAGGTGTGGCGGTTGGCCATCCTCGTGGGGGTCTGTGGCGGCTACACGACGTTCTCGTCTTTCAGCCTGCAGACGCTCGACCTGCTGCGCGCGGGCTTCGTTGGCCGCGCCGCGGCGAACGTCCTGCTCTCGGTCGGCCTGTGCCTAGGCGCTGCCGCCCTGGGCTACCTGGCCGCCGCCAGGCTCGGCAGCGGGGGTTGA
- a CDS encoding KH domain-containing protein, with amino-acid sequence MPLDLVTFVLQNLVAEPDRLEVNATSDGRNVHIDVSCAPDDVGRIIGRGGRVINAVRTLARAAADGRQRVEVQLLE; translated from the coding sequence ATGCCCCTCGACCTCGTCACCTTCGTACTGCAGAACCTCGTAGCCGAGCCGGACCGCCTCGAGGTGAACGCCACCTCGGACGGGCGCAACGTCCATATCGACGTCTCGTGCGCTCCCGACGATGTCGGGCGGATCATCGGCCGCGGGGGGCGCGTCATCAACGCGGTCAGGACCTTGGCGCGTGCCGCCGCGGACGGCCGCCAGCGGGTCGAAGTGCAGCTCTTGGAGTGA
- a CDS encoding GerMN domain-containing protein, translated as MRTAVLRVVALAMLLLLSLVGVIAVRTMQRVPDTVVYFVRDQGTTFTLEGVNRRLGRQDPSERAAAQVAALARGPTADEVARGLHSSVPADTALLGASFAGGTLTVDLSGAFERGGGTAAMLARLNQLFYTLTQPADVSAVRLLLDGAAVTVFSADGLLVDDPWVRGERAGLPVW; from the coding sequence ATGCGGACCGCCGTCCTGCGCGTAGTGGCGCTCGCTATGCTCCTCCTCCTGTCGCTGGTGGGCGTGATCGCCGTGCGCACCATGCAGCGGGTGCCTGACACGGTCGTCTACTTCGTGAGGGACCAGGGCACGACGTTCACGCTGGAGGGCGTCAACCGCCGCCTCGGCAGGCAAGACCCGAGCGAGCGCGCCGCCGCGCAGGTGGCGGCGCTCGCCCGCGGCCCGACGGCTGACGAGGTCGCTCGCGGCCTGCACTCCAGCGTGCCGGCCGATACGGCGCTGCTCGGCGCCAGCTTCGCGGGGGGCACGTTGACGGTCGACTTGTCGGGGGCGTTCGAGCGCGGCGGAGGGACGGCAGCCATGCTCGCTAGACTGAACCAGCTCTTCTACACCCTCACCCAACCCGCCGACGTCTCCGCAGTCAGGCTCCTACTCGACGGCGCGGCGGTGACCGTCTTCTCGGCCGACGGTCTGCTGGTCGACGACCCGTGGGTCAGGGGGGAGCGAGCCGGCTTGCCGGTCTGGTGA